One window of Sinorhizobium fredii NGR234 genomic DNA carries:
- a CDS encoding TRAP transporter large permease has product MSFNDILSVAMLGGMLAFIFVGFPIAFTLLFIALVFGSIGIGVNITFSLAYLQIFGTMKDDILPAVPLFIFMGYMTEQAGLMNRLFGSMRQIMAPLSGSLFLAVLLTATIFAMATGIVGAAVTVLGIMAGPMMIKAGYDAKLSAGAIAAGGTLGILIPPSVMLVVMGPTLGVPVNQLYGAAMAPGFMLAVCYATYCVARSYINPRVGPILPIEERVGSAIEITREFVVGVLPLCLLIVATLGSILSGLATPTEAASCGAVGATILALAYRKLSFWTLKNAAVATVVTSSMVLLLAVASNVFGAVFTQQGGAAIITDVVTSIPVSDMWKLVIIMVIIFALGWPFEWPAIVLVFLPIFTPIVLQLDLGMTKPELLLWFGVLVAVNLQTAYLSPPVAMSAYFLRNVVPQWSLKLIYSGMGQFMVIQIVFLIALLMWPSLVLWLPSVLK; this is encoded by the coding sequence ATGAGTTTCAACGACATTCTCAGCGTCGCCATGCTGGGTGGCATGCTCGCTTTCATTTTCGTCGGCTTTCCGATCGCGTTCACGCTTCTCTTTATCGCACTTGTCTTCGGCTCGATCGGGATCGGTGTGAACATAACCTTCAGCCTCGCCTATCTACAGATTTTCGGGACGATGAAGGACGACATTCTCCCGGCGGTCCCACTCTTCATATTCATGGGTTACATGACCGAGCAGGCGGGCCTGATGAACCGATTGTTCGGCTCCATGCGGCAAATCATGGCTCCCTTGAGCGGTTCCCTATTTCTTGCCGTGCTTCTCACGGCGACGATCTTCGCGATGGCCACGGGTATCGTGGGAGCCGCGGTGACCGTCCTCGGCATCATGGCCGGGCCGATGATGATAAAGGCGGGCTACGATGCGAAGTTGTCAGCGGGTGCCATCGCAGCCGGTGGCACGCTCGGGATCCTCATTCCGCCGAGCGTGATGCTCGTTGTAATGGGACCGACTCTCGGAGTGCCCGTGAACCAGCTGTACGGAGCCGCGATGGCACCCGGCTTCATGCTGGCTGTTTGCTATGCGACCTACTGCGTCGCACGAAGCTATATAAATCCCCGCGTTGGTCCGATTCTACCAATCGAGGAGCGGGTAGGTAGCGCGATCGAGATCACGCGCGAGTTTGTTGTCGGCGTTCTACCGCTGTGCCTGCTTATCGTCGCAACTCTCGGCTCCATTCTGTCCGGATTGGCCACCCCTACGGAGGCCGCGTCTTGCGGAGCGGTGGGGGCAACAATCTTGGCACTCGCTTACCGCAAGCTTAGTTTTTGGACGCTGAAGAATGCCGCAGTGGCCACGGTAGTTACCTCGAGCATGGTTCTCCTCCTCGCGGTAGCGTCGAATGTATTCGGCGCTGTTTTCACTCAACAAGGTGGAGCGGCGATCATCACGGACGTCGTCACGAGCATTCCTGTCTCGGACATGTGGAAGCTCGTCATCATTATGGTCATCATATTCGCTCTTGGTTGGCCCTTTGAGTGGCCCGCCATTGTTCTGGTGTTTCTCCCGATCTTCACGCCGATCGTCCTCCAGCTCGACTTGGGAATGACCAAGCCGGAACTCCTGCTTTGGTTCGGTGTACTTGTCGCGGTTAATCTACAGACCGCATATTTGAGTCCGCCCGTGGCGATGTCGGCATATTTCTTGAGGAACGTCGTCCCCCAGTGGAGCTTGAAATTGATCTACAGTGGGATGGGGCAGTTCATGGTGATCCAGATTGTGTTCTTAATCGCCCTGCTGATGTGGCCGTCACTAGTGCTTTGGCTTCCGTCCGTCCTTAAGTAA
- the pgi gene encoding glucose-6-phosphate isomerase — protein MKTIVEQLKSVVSATNATDIRAAFAADPNRFSRFSTRLGDLLLDYSKCAANDRVIDGLEALAKAARIEEKRDAMFRGDIINITEERAVLHTALRNRSNRPVLVGGKDVMPDVNAVLDAMGAFADGIRSGALKGATGKKITDVINIGIGGSDLGPVMATLALAPFHDGPRLHFVSNVDGAHIADTLKLLDPETSLFIIASKTFTTIETMTNAQTARSFIAGKLGEAAVGHHFAAVSTALDKVAVFGIDQARVFGFWDWVGGRYSIWSAIGLPLMIAIGKENFGRFLDGGHAIDEHFRTAPIRENIPVLLGLLGFYHRNVLGYPSRAILPYDQHLSRFPAYLQQLDMESNGKGVTLDSTPVEFSTGPVVWGEPGTNGQHAFYQLIHQGTDIIPAEFMIAANGHEKDLRHQHQLLIANCLAQSEALMKGRTLDEAKAQLTSKGMDEAKADKIAPHRVFTGNRPSLTFVYDQLDPFALGRLIALYEHRVFVEGALFNINSFDQWGVELGKELATGLLPVVEGKESADGHDSSTAGLVAALLKAQG, from the coding sequence ATGAAGACCATCGTCGAACAGCTCAAGTCCGTCGTTTCGGCTACTAATGCAACCGACATCCGCGCCGCCTTTGCGGCCGATCCGAACCGTTTTTCGCGCTTCAGCACGAGGCTCGGCGATCTTCTCCTCGACTATTCGAAATGCGCCGCCAACGACAGGGTTATCGACGGTCTGGAGGCGCTGGCGAAAGCAGCCCGGATCGAAGAGAAGCGCGACGCCATGTTCCGTGGCGACATCATCAACATCACCGAAGAACGCGCCGTCCTGCATACGGCGCTCAGGAACCGGTCGAACCGGCCGGTCCTCGTCGGCGGCAAGGACGTCATGCCGGACGTCAACGCCGTGCTCGATGCGATGGGCGCCTTTGCCGACGGCATCCGCTCGGGCGCGCTCAAGGGCGCGACCGGCAAGAAGATCACCGACGTCATCAATATCGGCATCGGCGGCTCCGACCTCGGCCCGGTCATGGCGACCCTGGCGCTCGCGCCCTTTCACGACGGCCCGCGGCTGCATTTCGTCTCCAATGTCGACGGCGCCCATATCGCCGACACGCTGAAGCTGCTCGATCCGGAGACCTCGCTCTTCATCATCGCCTCCAAGACCTTCACGACGATCGAGACGATGACCAATGCCCAGACCGCCCGCAGCTTCATCGCCGGCAAGCTCGGCGAAGCGGCCGTCGGCCACCACTTCGCGGCGGTCTCCACCGCGCTCGACAAGGTGGCCGTTTTCGGCATCGACCAGGCCCGCGTCTTCGGCTTTTGGGACTGGGTCGGGGGGCGCTACTCGATCTGGTCGGCGATCGGCCTGCCGCTGATGATCGCCATCGGCAAGGAGAATTTCGGCCGCTTCCTCGATGGCGGCCACGCGATCGACGAGCATTTCCGCACCGCGCCGATCCGTGAGAACATTCCGGTTCTGCTCGGCCTCCTCGGCTTCTATCACCGCAACGTGCTCGGTTATCCGTCGCGGGCGATCCTACCCTATGACCAGCACTTGTCGCGCTTCCCGGCCTATCTGCAGCAGCTCGACATGGAATCGAACGGCAAGGGCGTCACGCTCGATAGCACCCCGGTCGAATTCTCGACGGGACCTGTCGTCTGGGGCGAACCCGGCACCAACGGCCAGCACGCCTTCTACCAGCTCATCCACCAGGGGACCGACATCATCCCGGCGGAATTCATGATCGCCGCGAACGGCCATGAAAAAGACCTCCGCCACCAGCACCAGCTGCTGATCGCGAACTGCCTGGCGCAGTCGGAGGCGCTGATGAAGGGCCGGACGCTCGACGAAGCCAAGGCGCAGCTCACCTCGAAGGGCATGGACGAGGCAAAAGCGGACAAGATTGCGCCGCATCGTGTCTTCACCGGCAACCGGCCGTCGCTGACCTTCGTCTACGACCAGCTCGACCCCTTCGCGCTCGGCCGCCTGATCGCCCTCTACGAACACCGCGTCTTCGTCGAAGGCGCGCTCTTCAACATCAACTCCTTCGACCAGTGGGGCGTGGAGCTCGGCAAGGAGCTGGCGACCGGCCTGCTGCCTGTCGTCGAGGGCAAGGAGAGCGCCGATGGCCACGATTCCTCGACCGCCGGCCTCGTTGCGGCACTGCTGAAGGCTCAGGGCTGA
- a CDS encoding FadR/GntR family transcriptional regulator, with translation MRVLDEPKKTQTRLELALDYITGEIARGNLKAGDKLPNEKELAEQLGISRTPIREAMKTLSVAGLIDIRHGHGSYVREGPGLPSMPLTLFQLYLQDSTPEMLMELRDIFDRNCTEIAAQRRTERDLAKMRECIDRLKALTQQPGASLDDMLKADLDFHRAVYEASGNILIVTIAEFVLNMVAPWVKKSLDVSGRVRAVELHEQMYGSIRDRTVGQKNRVSVEANMQHFKQSLDTATSKAG, from the coding sequence ATGAGAGTGTTGGACGAGCCGAAGAAGACTCAGACGCGCCTCGAACTGGCCTTGGACTACATCACCGGGGAGATTGCCCGGGGCAATCTGAAGGCCGGCGACAAGCTTCCAAACGAGAAGGAGCTGGCCGAGCAGCTAGGCATAAGCCGTACCCCCATTCGCGAGGCGATGAAGACCCTTTCGGTGGCGGGACTCATAGACATACGGCATGGACACGGAAGCTATGTGCGAGAAGGGCCGGGCTTGCCCTCCATGCCGCTCACCCTGTTTCAGCTCTACCTTCAGGATTCCACCCCTGAAATGCTGATGGAGCTTCGGGATATCTTCGATCGCAATTGCACCGAAATCGCAGCACAACGACGAACGGAAAGGGATCTGGCAAAGATGCGGGAATGCATCGATCGCCTGAAGGCGCTAACGCAACAGCCCGGCGCCTCCCTGGACGACATGTTGAAAGCTGACCTCGATTTTCACCGTGCTGTCTACGAGGCCAGCGGCAACATACTGATCGTCACCATTGCCGAGTTCGTTCTGAACATGGTCGCGCCTTGGGTGAAGAAATCGCTGGATGTAAGCGGGCGCGTCCGCGCCGTCGAGCTGCACGAACAGATGTATGGCTCGATACGCGATCGTACGGTCGGCCAGAAAAACCGAGTGAGCGTCGAAGCAAACATGCAGCACTTCAAGCAATCGTTGGACACGGCAACTTCTAAAGCGGGATAA
- a CDS encoding SDR family NAD(P)-dependent oxidoreductase, whose translation MRLNGKTAIVTGAARGIGRAIAVAFAREGAQVVVCDRDEEAAKLTAEEIGSAALAVRADISVDEDVSGLVDQALARFGKIDILVNNAGIGATTLFLESSREEFERVVRINLTGTFLVSQAVARTMAEHKSGSIVNIASLSGQKGGVGRSAYGASKAGVELLNKVMAVELADHGINVNAIAPGPILTEVSRTMHTIETREAYHRLVPQRRYGEPEEIADAAVFLASEEARYITGHTLNVDGGFLAAGLLFPFDPKTSKKLGDER comes from the coding sequence ATGCGTTTGAACGGGAAAACAGCCATTGTAACGGGCGCCGCCCGTGGCATCGGCAGAGCCATCGCCGTTGCTTTTGCCCGCGAAGGGGCTCAAGTCGTGGTCTGCGACCGCGACGAAGAAGCGGCCAAGCTCACTGCGGAGGAAATCGGTTCCGCGGCGCTGGCCGTCCGTGCGGACATCTCCGTCGATGAAGACGTGAGCGGTCTGGTCGATCAAGCGCTCGCGCGCTTCGGCAAGATCGACATCTTGGTGAATAATGCTGGAATTGGCGCGACAACCCTGTTTTTGGAAAGTTCGAGGGAAGAGTTTGAGCGGGTCGTTCGCATCAATCTCACGGGCACGTTCTTGGTGTCCCAGGCGGTCGCGCGGACTATGGCTGAACACAAGAGCGGTTCGATCGTGAATATCGCTTCGCTGTCTGGACAAAAGGGTGGCGTCGGTCGGTCCGCTTACGGCGCGTCAAAGGCCGGCGTTGAGCTGCTCAACAAGGTCATGGCCGTTGAACTGGCCGACCACGGCATCAATGTGAACGCAATCGCTCCCGGACCGATTCTGACGGAAGTTTCGCGTACTATGCACACCATCGAGACCAGGGAAGCCTACCACCGTCTGGTTCCACAGCGTCGCTATGGCGAGCCGGAGGAGATTGCCGATGCCGCTGTATTTCTCGCTAGCGAGGAAGCGCGCTACATCACGGGCCATACTTTGAATGTCGATGGCGGCTTCCTGGCCGCAGGACTGTTGTTCCCGTTTGATCCCAAGACATCCAAAAAGCTCGGCGACGAAAGGTGA
- a CDS encoding FadR/GntR family transcriptional regulator, whose amino-acid sequence MLNSQKKPQTRVEFALDYITKEIAQGNLRAGDKLPNEKDLAEQLGISRTPIREAMKTLAVAGLIDIRHGHGSYVREEKGAPALPLNLFQLYLQDSTPEMLMELRDIFDRNCSELAAQRRTDEDLARMRECIDRLKALTEQPDASLDDMLKADLDFHRAIYEATGNKLIMTVAEFVLNMVAPWVRKSLDVSGRVRAVDLHEQIYDAILKQEIGPQNRMSVDANMQHFMQSLDKE is encoded by the coding sequence GTGTTGAACAGTCAGAAGAAACCGCAGACGCGGGTTGAGTTCGCGTTGGATTACATTACCAAGGAGATCGCCCAAGGCAATCTAAGAGCCGGCGACAAACTTCCGAACGAAAAGGACCTGGCCGAGCAGCTGGGAATTAGTCGTACCCCCATTCGGGAAGCGATGAAGACGCTCGCCGTCGCAGGCTTGATCGATATTCGGCACGGCCACGGAAGCTATGTTCGCGAGGAAAAGGGCGCTCCCGCGCTGCCCCTCAATCTTTTCCAGTTGTATCTTCAGGATTCGACGCCCGAAATGCTGATGGAACTGCGGGACATCTTCGACCGCAATTGCTCAGAACTCGCCGCGCAGCGCCGCACCGACGAAGATCTCGCGAGGATGCGTGAATGCATCGACAGGCTGAAGGCGCTCACGGAGCAGCCCGACGCGTCACTGGACGACATGTTGAAGGCTGATCTCGATTTTCATCGAGCGATCTATGAGGCCACAGGAAATAAACTCATTATGACGGTAGCCGAGTTCGTCTTGAACATGGTCGCCCCATGGGTCCGAAAATCGCTTGATGTCAGCGGCCGTGTGAGAGCGGTCGATCTCCATGAACAGATCTACGATGCCATTCTCAAGCAAGAGATAGGCCCGCAGAACCGCATGAGCGTCGACGCCAACATGCAGCACTTCATGCAATCGCTCGATAAAGAATGA
- a CDS encoding TRAP transporter small permease subunit produces MSKPAPPFSPAALRAIKIIDGFTEKFVLLVAVLTIPLVLSNTVEVVSRYLFSSPTIWAADATVMSYGAIFMLGSSYALLKGAHVRTDIFWESFSDRKKGAIDAVCYVALFLPVMAIIFYMSLDDFLYSYEINEKSTLSLWMPVIWPLRGVIPLTAVLLFFQGISELLKSLFAVTTGRAFETHEKIEI; encoded by the coding sequence GTGAGCAAACCTGCACCCCCATTCTCGCCCGCCGCACTCCGGGCGATCAAGATCATCGATGGCTTCACCGAGAAGTTCGTACTTCTGGTCGCTGTCCTCACTATCCCGTTGGTTCTATCCAACACAGTGGAAGTCGTCTCGCGCTATCTATTTTCGTCTCCGACGATCTGGGCAGCTGACGCGACGGTGATGTCATATGGCGCGATATTCATGCTCGGGTCATCATACGCCCTGCTGAAGGGCGCACATGTGAGAACCGACATATTCTGGGAAAGCTTCAGCGATAGAAAGAAAGGCGCGATCGACGCCGTCTGCTATGTCGCCCTGTTTCTTCCGGTGATGGCCATCATCTTCTATATGTCGCTGGACGACTTCCTCTACTCATACGAAATCAACGAGAAATCCACCCTGAGTCTATGGATGCCAGTTATCTGGCCGCTGCGAGGCGTCATCCCACTGACCGCGGTTCTTCTCTTTTTCCAGGGAATTTCGGAACTGCTCAAGTCACTGTTCGCAGTGACCACCGGGCGGGCGTTCGAGACTCACGAAAAGATCGAGATCTGA
- a CDS encoding helix-turn-helix domain-containing protein has translation MRRGNLAGKEDYVVVECTDPAELSSILSGSETKVTVKPTARSGIQFRCEYAAAELLGLALCRYQGSAVFEHESANEKYLIFLPRYGFAAINVNGARVLTSPRQGAIVACQQAKSLTLSGPMEHLVVVVDRATLSSRLMDMLEVPVSGGFDFFPEIDLTAGPGLIIAQTAAALHSGLAASAALRNAPVARTSFANALVELLLESLPHRHTSELNRRTSPMPRHVKRAVEFMRANLSKPLTIQEIALASGSGIRSLQDGFRRFKQTTPSSYLQYLRLDAVHQELLQAKSSQTVCDIARKWGFSHSGRFAADYRKRFGQAPSQTLQSSSFRIRPPG, from the coding sequence ATGCGTCGAGGAAATCTTGCAGGTAAAGAAGACTACGTCGTCGTCGAGTGCACCGATCCGGCTGAACTCTCATCAATCCTTTCCGGCTCTGAAACGAAAGTTACTGTGAAGCCCACTGCAAGATCTGGAATCCAATTCAGGTGTGAGTACGCGGCCGCTGAGCTCTTAGGTCTGGCCCTCTGTCGCTACCAAGGAAGTGCTGTTTTCGAGCACGAGAGTGCAAATGAAAAATATCTGATTTTCCTCCCACGATATGGTTTCGCCGCAATCAATGTAAACGGCGCAAGGGTTCTGACCTCGCCGAGGCAAGGCGCAATAGTCGCCTGCCAGCAGGCCAAGAGCCTCACCTTGTCCGGCCCAATGGAGCATCTCGTCGTAGTGGTCGACCGGGCGACGCTCTCCAGCCGTTTGATGGACATGCTGGAGGTGCCGGTGTCGGGAGGATTTGATTTCTTTCCGGAGATCGACTTAACGGCTGGACCTGGTTTGATAATTGCCCAAACGGCCGCCGCGCTCCACTCTGGGCTGGCCGCAAGCGCGGCGTTGCGCAACGCGCCGGTCGCTCGTACCAGCTTCGCCAACGCCCTGGTTGAACTGCTGCTGGAGAGCTTGCCACACCGTCATACATCGGAACTAAATCGGCGGACGTCGCCCATGCCTCGTCACGTCAAGCGGGCGGTTGAGTTTATGAGAGCGAACCTTTCGAAACCCTTGACCATTCAAGAGATCGCGCTGGCATCGGGATCCGGAATACGAAGCCTTCAAGATGGCTTTCGACGTTTCAAACAAACAACTCCGAGTTCTTATCTGCAGTATTTGAGGCTTGACGCCGTTCACCAAGAACTCTTGCAGGCTAAGTCCTCGCAAACGGTATGCGACATCGCTCGTAAATGGGGTTTCTCTCATTCCGGCCGCTTCGCCGCTGACTACCGAAAGCGTTTCGGGCAAGCACCTTCACAGACTTTGCAGTCGTCAAGTTTTCGCATCCGACCACCGGGTTAG
- a CDS encoding 3-keto-5-aminohexanoate cleavage protein: MKKLILEARINEYAMRDHNRNVPWTSDEIAETAARVREEGASILHFHARTVDGQPWNTFEAYDDIIRKVKAKSDILILPTLGFISNDADARNRIDNVVRLAQDPITKPDIAPIDTGSANLETFDRESGNVSFAERIYVNTTDSLVHYARELKQAGVKPKMVSWSVGFTRRALMLMDMGLIDEPGYMLFHMTDGKTITGHPGTRQGLEAHLMFLPPDRRIEWTANVLGGNLLALADTIATRGGHLAMGIGDYPYPELDYPSNEVLIRETVRVIRAAGREPATPEEVRQMLDLSN, encoded by the coding sequence ATGAAGAAGCTTATACTTGAGGCGCGCATCAACGAGTATGCAATGCGCGACCACAATAGGAACGTTCCTTGGACCTCCGACGAGATTGCGGAGACCGCAGCTAGGGTGCGTGAAGAAGGCGCGTCGATCCTGCACTTCCACGCGCGAACGGTCGACGGCCAGCCATGGAATACGTTCGAAGCTTACGATGATATCATTCGTAAGGTGAAGGCTAAGTCGGACATTCTCATCCTTCCCACGCTCGGCTTCATCTCGAACGATGCCGATGCCCGTAACCGGATTGATAATGTGGTTCGGCTTGCGCAAGACCCGATAACGAAGCCGGATATCGCACCCATCGATACCGGAAGCGCCAATCTCGAGACCTTCGACCGCGAAAGCGGCAACGTTTCCTTTGCCGAGCGTATCTACGTCAACACAACCGACTCGCTCGTGCATTATGCTCGCGAACTAAAGCAGGCAGGCGTGAAGCCCAAGATGGTAAGCTGGTCCGTCGGCTTTACCAGGCGGGCGCTCATGCTGATGGACATGGGATTAATCGATGAACCGGGCTACATGCTGTTTCACATGACGGACGGCAAGACGATTACCGGTCATCCCGGAACCCGGCAGGGGCTCGAGGCACATTTGATGTTCTTGCCGCCAGACCGACGGATTGAATGGACGGCAAACGTGCTGGGCGGCAACCTGCTCGCACTCGCAGATACCATTGCCACACGGGGCGGCCACCTAGCCATGGGTATCGGCGACTATCCTTATCCCGAGCTCGACTATCCTTCAAACGAAGTTTTGATCCGCGAGACTGTTCGGGTCATTCGGGCAGCGGGAAGGGAGCCAGCTACTCCAGAGGAGGTCCGTCAAATGCTTGATCTGAGTAACTAA
- a CDS encoding four-carbon acid sugar kinase family protein gives MEGKRPLVGFYGDDFTGSSENLAQFHRNGLRTRLYLRVPSQETLAEATRDLDVVGFAGTARALDNSQITAEVFPAFKALGALGCTFLQYKICSTFDSAPQVGNFGFAAEQLAGGGGEYDLVVLAATPDFGRYTAFGNHYAKFGSEIVRLDRHPSMSNHPRTPMKESDLRRHLADLCSLDFTNIFLPEIRDEATLSKRLENLLANRKGVVFDGVDNRDLDNIASALWEHHKKRPVFAIAAQGLAQALGKQLAKHKNPLDLLDVGTTIAPASNLLVLSGSCAIQTGRQIDAAVQAGWAALELNPLELTDGRAVARKIELVKPQIMAHLANERPTIVYTARGHAMDRDRFEDIPPQLIGEAYANLMVAARRETDVQRVVLAGGDSSSYAVRQSAAESLTIKVFDRVQHGHLCELMGGGLDGLEVLLKGGQVGDDDYFMRVLHGTEKQHVEA, from the coding sequence ATGGAAGGGAAGAGGCCACTCGTTGGCTTTTACGGTGACGATTTCACCGGTTCGTCGGAAAACCTTGCGCAGTTTCACCGCAACGGCCTGAGAACCAGGCTTTATCTGCGGGTTCCATCGCAGGAGACGCTGGCGGAAGCAACTCGCGACCTGGATGTCGTGGGATTTGCGGGAACGGCGCGAGCACTGGATAACTCGCAGATCACAGCCGAAGTATTTCCGGCCTTCAAAGCGCTCGGAGCGTTAGGCTGCACGTTCCTGCAGTACAAGATCTGCTCGACCTTCGATTCCGCCCCGCAGGTCGGCAACTTCGGGTTCGCCGCGGAACAGCTCGCGGGGGGCGGAGGCGAATACGACCTGGTTGTCTTGGCTGCAACGCCCGACTTCGGCCGCTACACGGCGTTTGGCAACCACTATGCGAAATTCGGTTCCGAGATCGTGCGACTGGATCGGCATCCGAGCATGTCGAACCATCCACGTACTCCGATGAAGGAATCTGATCTCCGGCGGCACCTGGCCGACCTGTGCTCCCTCGATTTCACCAACATATTCCTGCCGGAGATCCGGGACGAAGCGACACTGTCGAAACGCCTCGAAAATTTGCTTGCCAACAGGAAGGGCGTTGTTTTCGACGGCGTGGACAATCGCGATCTCGACAATATTGCCAGCGCGCTTTGGGAGCATCACAAAAAACGGCCGGTTTTCGCGATAGCGGCCCAGGGTCTTGCTCAGGCACTCGGCAAGCAACTGGCGAAACACAAGAATCCGCTCGATCTTCTCGACGTAGGAACGACCATCGCACCCGCGTCCAACCTGCTGGTGCTGTCGGGCAGCTGCGCCATTCAGACGGGCCGCCAGATCGACGCTGCGGTTCAGGCGGGCTGGGCGGCGCTTGAGCTCAATCCGCTCGAGCTTACCGACGGTCGGGCGGTCGCACGCAAAATCGAACTCGTCAAACCGCAGATCATGGCCCACCTCGCCAATGAGCGGCCGACGATCGTCTACACCGCACGGGGTCACGCAATGGACCGCGACAGGTTCGAGGACATTCCGCCCCAGCTCATTGGCGAAGCCTATGCCAATCTCATGGTCGCGGCCAGAAGGGAGACGGATGTCCAGCGGGTGGTCCTAGCCGGGGGCGATAGTTCGAGCTACGCGGTCCGGCAGAGCGCGGCGGAGTCGCTGACGATCAAGGTCTTCGATCGGGTTCAGCACGGTCATCTTTGCGAGCTGATGGGCGGGGGATTGGACGGGCTCGAAGTTCTCCTCAAAGGAGGTCAGGTCGGCGACGACGACTATTTCATGCGCGTGCTTCACGGCACCGAGAAGCAGCACGTGGAGGCTTAG
- a CDS encoding 3-keto-5-aminohexanoate cleavage protein: MAANGEVQGGGSFAAAKGDLFTRVRPRAHEWRGREGGQVRKMSAKRKLIIEARLNEYMSRSANPNVPFTAEEIALEAAKAREAGASIVHFHARGAEGAPAHGAEDYAKAITAIRDACDCLVYPTLGQITKDGRESRLAHLEVLAKDPATRPDIAPIDTGSTNIDRFDPEARKFLSDTMTYRNDVATLKLFAKRLPELGVKPQFVSWTVAFTRTFEALREMGLVVDPAYLMFELTDQGILGGHPGTVKGLLAHLDFLPAQPLEWSVCNKIGNITAPAAAAIEMGGHVSVGLGDYGWPELGTPNNGDVVRHIANLARAMGREIAAPDEAREMLGLR; this comes from the coding sequence GTGGCGGCGAATGGTGAAGTCCAAGGCGGCGGTTCATTCGCCGCTGCAAAGGGCGATCTTTTCACACGAGTCCGTCCGCGCGCTCACGAGTGGCGGGGCCGAGAAGGGGGCCAGGTAAGAAAGATGTCAGCGAAGCGAAAACTGATCATTGAAGCGCGCTTGAACGAGTACATGTCGCGCTCCGCGAACCCGAACGTGCCTTTCACAGCGGAAGAGATTGCATTGGAAGCCGCGAAAGCGCGGGAGGCCGGCGCGAGCATCGTTCATTTTCATGCGAGAGGCGCGGAGGGTGCGCCGGCCCACGGCGCAGAAGATTATGCGAAAGCGATCACGGCGATCCGAGATGCGTGTGATTGCCTGGTCTACCCGACGCTCGGCCAGATCACGAAGGACGGTCGGGAAAGCCGCCTTGCTCATCTCGAGGTGCTTGCCAAGGATCCGGCCACGCGCCCCGACATCGCTCCCATCGACACCGGGAGTACGAATATCGACCGTTTTGATCCAGAAGCCCGCAAATTCCTTTCCGATACGATGACCTATCGAAACGACGTCGCAACCTTGAAGCTGTTTGCCAAGAGGCTGCCAGAGCTCGGCGTCAAGCCGCAATTTGTGAGCTGGACGGTGGCCTTTACGCGAACCTTCGAGGCTCTCAGAGAGATGGGCCTCGTCGTTGATCCTGCGTACTTGATGTTCGAGCTGACCGACCAGGGCATCCTTGGAGGCCATCCTGGGACCGTCAAGGGATTGCTTGCTCACCTCGATTTCCTACCGGCGCAACCGCTCGAATGGAGCGTCTGCAACAAGATCGGCAACATCACCGCCCCGGCAGCGGCGGCTATAGAAATGGGCGGGCACGTCTCCGTCGGCCTCGGCGACTATGGCTGGCCGGAGCTGGGCACCCCCAACAACGGCGATGTTGTCCGCCACATCGCAAATCTCGCACGGGCCATGGGCCGCGAAATTGCCGCCCCGGATGAGGCGCGGGAGATGCTTGGATTGCGGTAA